In a genomic window of Salegentibacter salegens:
- a CDS encoding dimethylarginine dimethylaminohydrolase family protein codes for MKILLVKLNINNETSRLKAVVLGTAESNGPVPSLEEAYDPKSAEFIRMGSYPKEEDMIEEMEAVAKILEKYKVQVFRPKVIKDYNQIFTRDIAFVIEDKFIRSNILPDREQEIEAISHVIEQIDPSKILQLPEEAHIEGGDVMPLGDYILVGTYRGADYKDYITARTNLEAVEALQELFPHKKVISFNLRKSNTEPRDNALHLDCCFQPVGNGKAIIHRNGFLEEEEYNWLVNLFGRENVFEISRDEMYYMNSNIFSIDEDVVISEKNFTRLNTWLREHGITVEEVPYAEISKQEGLLRCSTLPLIRE; via the coding sequence ATGAAAATTTTACTTGTGAAATTGAATATCAATAATGAGACTTCCCGCCTAAAAGCGGTGGTTTTAGGTACAGCAGAAAGTAACGGTCCCGTTCCATCTCTTGAAGAGGCATACGATCCCAAGTCGGCCGAATTCATCAGGATGGGGTCTTATCCCAAAGAGGAAGATATGATAGAGGAAATGGAAGCCGTTGCCAAAATACTGGAGAAATATAAAGTGCAGGTTTTTAGACCAAAAGTTATAAAAGATTACAACCAGATTTTTACTCGTGATATCGCTTTCGTGATAGAGGATAAGTTTATAAGATCTAACATTTTACCAGATCGGGAACAGGAAATTGAAGCTATTAGCCACGTTATAGAGCAGATAGACCCTTCAAAAATACTTCAGTTGCCCGAAGAAGCCCATATAGAAGGAGGCGATGTTATGCCTTTAGGTGATTATATTCTGGTGGGAACATACCGCGGTGCAGATTACAAAGATTATATCACGGCGCGTACAAATTTGGAAGCGGTAGAGGCTTTGCAGGAATTATTTCCGCATAAAAAAGTGATTTCTTTCAATTTAAGAAAATCAAATACAGAACCTCGGGATAATGCTTTACACCTGGATTGTTGTTTTCAACCTGTGGGGAATGGCAAGGCAATTATTCATAGAAATGGTTTTTTGGAAGAGGAAGAATATAATTGGTTGGTAAATCTTTTCGGGAGAGAAAATGTTTTTGAAATTTCCCGTGATGAGATGTATTATATGAATTCCAATATCTTTTCTATTGATGAAGATGTGGTGATTTCAGAGAAGAATTTTACGAGATTAAACACCTGGTTAAGGGAACATGGCATTACCGTAGAAGAAGTGCCTTATGCTGAAATTTCCAAGCAGGAAGGGCTTTTGCGTTGTTCAACCTTGCCGTTAATTAGAGAATAG
- the ctlX gene encoding citrulline utilization hydrolase CtlX produces MRQITDTILMVRPVAFRMNEQTAVNNYFQKDLTADNVNERAQAEFDEFASKLKKVGVNVIVVDDKQEDDTPDSIFPNNWVSFHENGHIALYPMFAENRRKERRMEYFAKLEENGFKITQIIDYTSAEEHDLFLEGTGSLLLDRQNQKAYCALSPRADEDLLIEFCEDFEFTPVIFNANQSVGGKRKAIYHTNVMMCLAENFTVICLDTIDDSKERKNVLKHLKNDGKEVITITEAQMHEFAGNMLQVQGAFDKKYLVMSARAHGSLNQEQISKIEKHCEILSSDLDVIETCGGGSARCMMAEVFLPKA; encoded by the coding sequence ATGAGACAAATCACAGATACAATTTTAATGGTACGCCCGGTGGCGTTTAGAATGAACGAGCAAACGGCGGTAAACAACTATTTTCAAAAAGATCTTACGGCCGATAATGTTAATGAACGCGCCCAGGCAGAATTTGATGAATTTGCTTCAAAACTTAAAAAAGTTGGGGTAAATGTAATTGTGGTAGACGATAAACAGGAAGACGATACGCCAGATTCTATTTTTCCTAATAACTGGGTTTCTTTTCACGAAAATGGGCACATCGCTTTATACCCTATGTTTGCTGAAAACAGGAGGAAAGAGCGCCGAATGGAATATTTCGCAAAATTAGAAGAAAACGGTTTCAAGATTACTCAAATAATAGATTATACCTCGGCTGAAGAACACGATTTATTTCTGGAAGGCACTGGGAGTCTTTTATTAGACCGACAAAACCAAAAAGCTTATTGCGCTTTATCACCCAGGGCAGACGAAGATCTTCTAATAGAATTTTGCGAAGATTTTGAATTCACTCCGGTTATTTTTAATGCTAATCAAAGTGTAGGCGGAAAAAGAAAAGCCATTTATCATACCAACGTAATGATGTGCCTGGCTGAAAATTTTACAGTGATCTGTTTAGATACTATAGACGACAGCAAGGAACGTAAAAATGTACTGAAACATTTAAAAAATGACGGTAAGGAAGTAATTACAATTACTGAAGCACAAATGCATGAATTTGCAGGAAATATGCTCCAGGTTCAGGGTGCATTTGATAAAAAATACTTGGTAATGAGTGCTCGAGCTCATGGCAGTTTAAACCAAGAGCAAATTAGTAAAATTGAAAAACATTGCGAGATTTTAAGCAGTGACCTGGATGTGATAGAAACCTGTGGCGGCGGAAGCGCCCGCTGCATGATGGCTGAAGTTTTCTTACCAAAAGCTTAG